One genomic segment of Parus major isolate Abel chromosome 10, Parus_major1.1, whole genome shotgun sequence includes these proteins:
- the HACD3 gene encoding very-long-chain (3R)-3-hydroxyacyl-CoA dehydratase 3: MAGPSLRPHVHWAQRHRELFLRVDLSDVRNPDITITDNVLRFRAQGHGAKGDNIYEFEIEFLEPVEPKPVCRMTQRQLNITVQKKESNWWERLTKQEKRPLFLAPDFDRWLDESDAEMELKEKEEEKINKMKIDSRVPKDPFKHLKKGYLIMYNLVQFLGFSWIFVNMTVRLFILGKDSFYDTFHTISDMMYFCQTLALMEIMNSLIGLVRTPLIPSVVQVFGRNFVLFVILGSLEEMQSKPVVFFIFYFWSISELFRYPYYMLSCIGIEWKPLTWLRYTVWIPLYPLGGLAEAVCIVQSIPIFSETGKFSLGLPNPLNVTIQFPFVLQIFLIALFLGVFVNFRHLYKQRKQHLGPKKRKMK, translated from the exons ATGGCGGGGCCCAGCCTGCGGCCGCACGTGCACTGGGCACAGCGGCACCGCGAGCTCTTCCTGCGCGTGGACCTCAGCGACGTCCGG aaccCGGACATCACCATCACCGACAATGTCCTGCGCTTCCGAG CTCAGGGTCACGGTGCCAAAGGAGACAACATCTATGAATTTGAGATTGAATTCCTCGAGCCAGTCGAGCCTAAA CCTGTGTGCAGGATGACGCAAAGGCAGCTGAACATCACTGTGCAGAAGAAAGAGAGTAACTGGTGGGAGAGGCTGACCAAGCAGGAGAAACGCCCACTCTTCCTGGCACCCGATTTCGACCGCTGGTTGGACGAGTCAGATGCTGAAATGGAACTGAAGGAGAAG gaagaagaaaagattaacaaaatgaaaatagattCCAGAGTCCCAAAAGACC CTTTCAAACACCTGAAGAAGGGATACCTAATCATGTATAATCTTGTACAGTTTTTGGGATTCTCTTGGATTTTTGTGAACATGACAGTTCGACTGTTCATCTTAGGAAAAG ATTCCTTCTATGACACATTTCACACTATTTCTGATATGATGTATTTCTGTCAGACCCTGGCATTAATGGAGATCATGAATTCACTAATAGGACTAGTCAGAACACCACTGATACCTTCTGTAGTGCAg gTATTTGGAAGAAACTTTGTTTTGTTCGTTATCCTTGGAAGCTTGGAGGAAATGCAGAGCAAACCTGTGGtgttcttcatattttatttctggagtATCTCTGAGCTGTTCAG GTATCCCTATTACATGCTTTCCTGCATTGGCATTGAATGGAAACCACTCACCTGGCTCCGTTACACTGTCTGGATCCCTCTCTACCCCTTAGGGGGCTTGGCAGAAG ctgtcTGTATTGTTCAATCCATTCCAATCTTCAGTGAAACAGGGAAATTTAGCTTGGGATTGCCAAATCCACTGAACGTCACAATCCAGTTTCCATTTGTGcttcaaatatttcttataGCCTTGTTTTTAG GAGTATTTGTAAACTTCCGTCACCTCTACAAGCAAAGGAAACAGCACCTTGGaccaaagaagagaaagatgaaaTGA